The nucleotide window TCTCGTCGATCATGCGGGGGTACGGCGACACGCGCACGCCGATGGCGATCATGCTCGTCACGGTCGCACTCAACGTCGTCCTCGACCCGATCGCGATCTTCGGGTTCGGGCCGGTCCCCGAACTCGGCATCGAGGGCGCGGCGCTCGCCTCTGTGTTCGCCCGCGGTGTCGCGACCGTCGCCGGCCTCGCCATCCTATTCGGAACGTCGCGCGGGCCGGCGGTCGGCCTGGCCGACCTGCGTCTCGAACGCGAGACCGTCCGCGAGATCGTCTCGATCGGGACCCCCACGGCGATCGAGCAGTCGATGACCTCCTCGGCGATGATCATCCTCACCGTCGTCGTCGCGCAGTTCGGCCCGGCCGTCGCCGCGGGCTACGGCGTCGTCAATCGCCTGGTCTCGCTCGTCCTCTTGCCCGCGCTGGGGATGGGCCGGGCGACGAACACGCTCGTCGGCCAGAACCTCGGGGCGGGCAAGCCCGACCGTGCGGGCCGTGGCGTCTGGATCGCGGCGCGTGTCGTCGGGGGCGTCATGATCGTCGTCGCGGTGATCGCTGCGCTCTTCCCCGACCCGATCGTCCAGATCTTCCTCCAGGCCGAAACCGAGTACACCGCCGAATCGATCCGTCACGGCACGACCTACCTGCGGATTCGCGCGTTCGAGTTCGCGTTCATGGGCGTGTTGCAGGTCGTCCTCGGGGCCTTCCGTGGCGCTGGCAACACAAAAATCGCGCTCGCCATCTCGATCGTGACGCTCTGGCTCGTCCGCGTGCCCG belongs to Halococcoides cellulosivorans and includes:
- a CDS encoding MATE family efflux transporter, whose translation is MADATNRLVEGSLARPLFDLAWPIVVIQLLQVAYNLADTIFLGAYDPTAVAAISLAFPLLFFLISIAGGFTTAGSILVAQYTGSDSSESAGRIAGQTVSFVALLSIVLALLGGLVLDPALDLLPTDPETAATVIPQMATYLRIVFAGIPFIFGFYVFSSIMRGYGDTRTPMAIMLVTVALNVVLDPIAIFGFGPVPELGIEGAALASVFARGVATVAGLAILFGTSRGPAVGLADLRLERETVREIVSIGTPTAIEQSMTSSAMIILTVVVAQFGPAVAAGYGVVNRLVSLVLLPALGMGRATNTLVGQNLGAGKPDRAGRGVWIAARVVGGVMIVVAVIAALFPDPIVQIFLQAETEYTAESIRHGTTYLRIRAFEFAFMGVLQVVLGAFRGAGNTKIALAISIVTLWLVRVPVTWGLAIWAGWGPMGLWIGMAMGDIVAAFVAIPWFLRGTWRAAVIDEEPTTA